A genomic stretch from Salarias fasciatus chromosome 10, fSalaFa1.1, whole genome shotgun sequence includes:
- the LOC115395297 gene encoding collagenase 3-like, whose translation MRAFSVCVLVSLAAAACCAPVTQEVTLEDEGFAENYLKAFFNLTEQRGPLSRRGLNPLTKKLTEMQRFFGLHITGTLDTETLDLMKKPRCGVPDGPIARYSTFGRNLKWEKNSLTYRIVNYTPDMSAAEVDDSINRALQVWARVTPLTFTRLYSGTADIMISFGRQSHGDYYPFDGPGGTLAHAFAPSSGIGGDAHFDEDETFTFRSNRGFNLFLVAAHEFGHSLGLSHSDDPGALMYPTYSYRNPDTFVLPRDDVNGIQSLYGPNPSKDPTVVGPPPPTTPDACDSTMILDAVATLRGEMLFFKDSFFWRSYPQSNTPQQTLITNFWPSAPAGIDAAYESSDRVFLFKDRKVWAFSGYTPVPGYPKTLKAFGLPRSVSKVDAVLYDQESGKTLFFVDTVFYSYDEGRKTLDRDQMGRVLKKRVDQNFSGLSRATAAFQHQGFTYLYNGPYMFEYNLRTGRLYRVLRNSYFLRCTNF comes from the exons ATGAGAGccttcagcgtgtgtgtgttagtgagcctggcagctgcagcctgctgcgCTCCGGTCACTCAGGAGGTCACCCTGGAAGATGAGGGCTTTGCAGAG AACTACCTGAAGGCCTTCTTCAACCTCACAGAACAGAGAGGACCGTTATCCAGACGAGGGCTCAACCCTCTGACCAAGAAGCTGACGGAGATGCAGAGGTTCTTCGGTCTGCACATCACCGGGACGCTGGACACCGAAACCCTGGACCTGATGAAGAAGCCCCGCTGCGGCGTGCCCGATGGACCCATCGCTCGTTACTCCACTTTTGGAAGGAACCTGAAGTGGGAGAAAAACAGCCTCACATACAG GATTGTGAACTACACGCCTGACATGTCTGCAGCAGAAGTGGACGACTCCATAAACAGAGCCCTGCAGGTCTGGGCCAGAGTCACTCCTCTGACCTTCACCAGGCTGTACAGCGGGACGGCGGACATCATGATCTCCTTCGGGCGGCAGT CCCACGGTGATTATTACCCCTTCGACGGCCCCGGTGGAACTCTCGCCCACGCCTTCGCCCCGTCCTCGGGCATCGGAGGAGATGCTCACTTCGATGAGGATGAGACCTTCACTTTCCGTTCGAACAGAG gaTTCAACCTCTTCCTGGTTGCCGCTCATGAGTTCGGCCACTCGTTGGGTTTGTCTCACTCTGATGACCCAGGTGCCCTCATGTACCCAACGTACTCCTACAGAAACCCCGACACCTTCGTTCTGCCTCGAGATGATGTGAACGGCATTCAGTCCCTCTACG GTCCAAATCCTTCCAAGGATCCCACTGTCGTTGGTCCTCCACCTCCTACGACACCTGATGCCTGTGATTCAACCATGATTCTGGATGCTGTTGCCACCCTTCGAGGAGAGATGCTCTTCTTCAAGGACAG cttcttctgGCGTAGCTACCCTCAGAGCAATACTCCTCAGCAGACTCTCATCACCAACTTCTGGCCCAGTGCCCCGGCCGGCATCGATGCAGCTTATGAGAGCTCGGACAGAGTCTTTCTCTTCAAAG ATAGGAAAGTGTGGGCCTTCTCAGGCTATACCCCAGTACCAGGTTATCCCAAGACCCTTAAAGCTTTTGGTCTGCCAAGAAGTGTGAGCAAAGTCGACGCCGTACTCTACGATCAGGAATCTGGCAAAACTCTCTTCTTTGTGGACACTGTGTTCTACAG ttaCGATGAGGGCAGAAAGACGCTGGACCGGGACCAAATGGGCAGAGTTTTGAAGAAGCGGGTAGATCAGAATTTCTCAGGTCTGAGCAGAGCGACGGCAGCTTTTCAACACCAAG GCTTCACTTACCTCTACAACGGACCCTACATGTTTGAGTACAACCTGAGGACGGGCAGGTTGTACCGCGTGCTGAGGAACAGCTACTTCCTGCGCTGCACAAATTTCTAG